Proteins encoded together in one Impatiens glandulifera chromosome 1, dImpGla2.1, whole genome shotgun sequence window:
- the LOC124921016 gene encoding heavy metal-associated isoprenylated plant protein 3-like, which produces MGANKNKSDDGGKKNDDLVVLKMDLHCSGCITKCKKVLGSLEGFVSLKADLESNKISIVGKVDPVKAKEILEQRMKKNVEIISPAPPKKKENGGEDKKKSEEKTEKKADDNKAKEPPLITAVLRLNLHCEGCIQKIYKTVTKTEGFHEIKFDREKELVMVKGTMEMKMLAETLEGKLKRNVEVLILPKKETAGGAGAGAGENKEKGGGGEKDKAGPKVGEHQVQFSPVNYGYGYGYPYGYPPVTGYPTTNRYTAPNPGGWGNYQNPPGFAFSDENPNACFIM; this is translated from the exons ATGGGCGCA AATAAGAACAAATCTGATGACGGAGGGAAGAAGAATGATGATCTTGTGGTTCTTAAAATGGATTTGCACTGTTCCGGTTGCATTACCAAGTGCAAGAAAGTTCTCGGATCTTTGGAAG GTTTTGTATCTTTGAAAGCTGATTTGGAATCGAACAAGATAAGTATCGTCGGAAAAGTTGATCCGGTGAAGGCTAAAGAGATACTCGAGCAGAGGATGAAGAAGAATGTGGAGATTATCTCTCCGGCGCCGCCTAAGAAGAAAGAAAACGGCGGTGAAGATAAGAAGAAATCGGAAGAGAAAACAGAGAAAAAGGCAGACGATAACAAGGCCAAAGAG CCGCCATTGATAACTGCTGTTTTGAGACTTAACCTTCACTGTGAAGGATGCATTCAAAAGATCTACAAAACCGTTACCAAAACAGAAG GTTTTCATGAGATTAAATTTGATAGAGAGAAGGAATTGGTGATGGTGAAAGGAACCATGGAGATGAAAATGTTAGCCGAGACACTTGAAGGAAAATTGAAGAGGAATGTGGAGGTTTTGATTCTTCCAAAGAAAGAAACTGCCGGAGGAgccggcgccggcgccggagaaaataaagagaaaggcggcggcggcgaaaaGGATAAGGCTGGTCCTAAAGTAGGTGAACATCAGGTCCAATTTTCCCCTGTGAATTATGGATATGGATACGGGTATCCGTATGGGTACCCTCCTGTAACCGGATACCCGACCACCAATAGGTACACCGCACCAAATCCGGGCGGATGGGGTAACTACCAAAACCCTCCGGGTTTTGCATTTAGCGACGAAAATCCAAATGCTTGTTTTATCATGTGA